The sequence CTTTGTACACTTATGAGCAAAGAACTTCGAATCATTTTTCTTGGAACACCTGATTTTGCCTCTGCTAGTCTTCAGAAGCTGATTGAAAATCATGTAAACATAGTCGCAGTTGTCACTGCTCCCGACAGACCAAAAGGAAGGGGAAAGAAAGTTGCTATGTCTGCCGTAAAGGAATATGCCTTGGAAGCCAACCTTCCAGTACTTCAACCCACCAATCTGAAGTCTACAGATTTTATTGAAGAGCTTGCGGGTTACAAAGCAGATCTCCAAATAGTCGTAGCTTTCCGAATGCTGCCAGTCGCAGTTTGGAACATGCCTACCAAAGGGACATTCAATTTGCACGCCTCATTATTGCCGCAATATCGTGGTGCTGCTCCTATTAATTGGGCTATCATCAATGGTGAAAAGGAAACGGGTGTAACTACTTTCTTCTTGAAACATGAAATCGACACAGGGGAAATCATTTATCAAGAAAAGGAATCAATCAAAGAAGATGATAACGTAGGTAGCTTGTATATAAGACTAATGAACAAAGGAGCAGAACTGGTCCT is a genomic window of Marinobacter alexandrii containing:
- the fmt gene encoding methionyl-tRNA formyltransferase; amino-acid sequence: MSKELRIIFLGTPDFASASLQKLIENHVNIVAVVTAPDRPKGRGKKVAMSAVKEYALEANLPVLQPTNLKSTDFIEELAGYKADLQIVVAFRMLPVAVWNMPTKGTFNLHASLLPQYRGAAPINWAIINGEKETGVTTFFLKHEIDTGEIIYQEKESIKEDDNVGSLYIRLMNKGAELVLKTVRAIENDDYPQIPQNTDQDLKSAPKIFKEDCKIDWHKSSNHIRNFVRGLSPYPAAWTEFEGKNLKIYQVEPSSNNINKDIGAFESDGKSYLKMKTEDGTLDIQDLQLEGKKRMTIQDFLRGYQFTS